One part of the Quercus lobata isolate SW786 chromosome 7, ValleyOak3.0 Primary Assembly, whole genome shotgun sequence genome encodes these proteins:
- the LOC115951611 gene encoding uncharacterized protein LOC115951611 — protein MVTLTVTAGSYPLQVTNQHNFLVVNSPSSYNVIIGRPTLNRWKATTSTYCLKVKFPTKQGVEEIKGDQVLAQECYQAVLASKKNHTWTIEEKTPEIIEKLETIELVEGSLGKTTQIGTTLSLEAKEGIINFLKDNLDVFAWSHEDMLGIPASLIQHRLNVDLGKKLVQQRRRVFAPERNKAIMDEVNKLLAANFIREVHYPEWLANVVMVKKANGKWRICVDFTDLNQACPKDSFPLPRIDQLVDSTAGHKLLTFMDAFSRYN, from the coding sequence ATGGTAACACTGACTGTCACTGCAGGTTCATACCCCCTCCAGGTAACCAATCAGCATAATTTCTTGGTGGTAAACTCGCCCTCATCTTACAACGTGATCATAGGACGACCAACACTCAATCGCTGGAAAGCAACTACTTCAACATACTGCTTGAAGGTAAAATTTCCAACGAAACAGGGGGTCGAAGAGATAAAAGGGGACCAGGTGTTGGCACAAGAGTGTTACCAGGCTGTCCTAGCTTCAAAAAAGAACCATACGTGGACAATCGAGGAAAAAACGCCAGAGATCATTGAGAAGCTAGAAACGATAGAGCTAGTTGAGGGAAGTCTAGGGAAGACGACCCAAATAGGGACAACCCTAAGTCTCGAGGCGAAGGAAGGGATCATCAACTTCCTAAAAGATAACCTTGATGTGTTTGCTTGGAGTCATGAGGATATGCTAGGGATCCCAGCAAGCCTCATCCAACATCGCCTGAATGTAGACCTAGGGAAGAAGCTCGTCCAGCAGAGAAGAAGAGTCTTTGCCCCCGAACGAAACAAAGCAATAATGGACGAGGTAAATAAACTACTTGCTGCCAATTTCATTCGAGAAGTTCATTACCCTGAATGGTTGGCCAACGTGGTCATGGTCAAGAAAGCAAATGGGAAGTGGAGAATATGTGTCGACTTCACAGATCTTAATCAGGCCTGCCCAAAGGATAGTTTTCCCTTACCCAGAATTGATCAGCTGGTAGACTCCACTGCCGGACATAAACTCCTCACGTTTATGGACGCATTTTCTAGATATAACTAG
- the LOC115951612 gene encoding uncharacterized protein LOC115951612: protein MLKVDEADDKEQLTTFKVGLKSRNFVASLAKNPPKTMAEVLLKAQKYMNTEKALAAIDGAEKSKEKKKKKEDDRRGQKRDRADQRNDEGNRRKEEKNPRPVKLTSLVVPVDQILTEIRDEPSLKWPRPLHSSPNLHDKRKYCRFHKDHGHYTEDCRDLKEQIEELIWKGKL, encoded by the coding sequence ATGCTGAAGGTAGACGAGGCAGATGATAAGGAACAGCTCACAACCTTCAAGGTAGGTTTGAAGTCCAGAAATTTCGTGGCTTCCTTGGCCAAAAATCCCCCCAAGACGATGGCAGAGGTGTTATTGAAAGCACAGAAGTATATGAACACCGAAAAAGCTCTGGCAGCCATTGACGGAGCAGAAAAgagcaaagaaaagaagaagaagaaggaggatgATCGAAGAGGGCAAAAGAGAGATAGAGCAGATCAACGTAATGATGAAGGGAATAGACGGAAGGAGGAAAAAAACCCTCGTCCAGTGAAGCTCACATCGTTAGTGGTGCCTGTCGACCAAATTCTGACCGAAATAAGAGACGAACCTTCTCTTAAATGGCCAAGGCCACTCCATTCATCACCAAATTTACACGACAAGAGGAAATACTGTCGTTTTCACAAGGATCATGGGCACTACACAGAGGATTGTAGAGATCTGAAGGAGCAGATTGAAGAACTCATATGGAAAGGAAAACTATAA
- the LOC115953915 gene encoding exocyst complex component SEC15A: MDAKPKRRTVTENGDTGDDLVLATLIGNGDDVGPLVRHAFEMGRPEVLLHQLKSVVKKKEVEIEELCKTHYEEFILAVDELRGVLVDAEELKGELSNDNFKLQEVGSALLIKLEELLESYSIKKNVTGAIKMAKICVQLLDLCVKSNNHISDGQFYPALKTVDLIEKNYLQSIPVKALRMVIEKRIPVIKLHIEKKVTSQFNEWLVHVRSSAKDIGQTAIGHAASARQRDEEMLERQRKAEEQSVSGLGDFAYTLEVEEIDEDSVLKFDLTPLYRAYHIHSCLGLQGQFHDYYYKNRFLQLSSDLQISTAQPFVESYQTFLAQIAGYFIVEDRVLRTAGGLLSADQVETMWETALAKMTSVLEEQFSHMDSATHLLLVKDYVTLLGSTLRQYGYQVGPLLEVLDKSRDKFHGLLLDECRQQIVDVIANDTYEQMVMKRDTDYENNVLSFGLQISDIMPAFPYIAPFSSMVPDACRIVRSFVKGSVDYLSHGVHSNFYDVVRKYLDKLLIDVLNEAILNTISGGNIGVSQAMQIAANISVLERACDFFLRHAAQLCGIPVRSVERPQASLTAKVVLKTSRDEAYLSLLNLMNTKLDEFMMLTENITWNSEEIPQNGNENINEVIIYIDTLMSTAQQILPMDALHKVGSGALEHISNSIVSAFLSDSVRRFNANAVMSINNYLKMLESFADERFLSTGLSEIYKDGSFRGCLIEARQLINLLMSSQPENFMNPVIREKHYNALDYKKVATICEKFKDPSDGIFGSLSSRNTKQSARKRSMDTLKKRLKDFN; the protein is encoded by the coding sequence ATGGATGCTAAACCTAAGAGGAGGACTGTCACAGAAAATGGGGATACAGGAGATGACTTGGTCCTTGCAACTTTGATTGGGAATGGGGATGATGTGGGACCTCTTGTCAGGCATGCATTTGAGATGGGGCGGCCTGAAGTGCTCCTGCACCAGCTAAAGTCAgttgtgaagaagaaagaagttgaAATCGAGGAGCTCTGCAAGACCCATTATGAGGAATTCATTCTTGCTGTTGATGAACTTCGTGGTGTGCTGGTTGATGCCGAAGAGCTGAAAGGTGAGCTCTCGAATGATAATTTCAAATTGCAAGAGGTTGGCAGTGCTCTTTTGATCAAACTTGAGGAGCTTCTTGAATCTTATTCAATCAAAAAGAATGTGACTGGAGCTATCAAAATGGCTAAGATCTGTGTACAGTTGTTGGACCTTTGTGTCAAAAGTAACAATCATATTTCTGACGGCCAGTTTTACCCTGCATTAAAAACTGTGGATTTGATTGAAAAGAATTATTTGCAGAGTATCCCTGTCAAGGCACTAAGAATGGTGATAGAGAAAAGAATTCCAGTGATAAAATTGCACAttgaaaaaaaagttactaGTCAATTTAATGAATGGTTGGTTCATGTAAGGAGTTCGGCAAAGGATATTGGACAGACAGCAATAGGTCATGCTGCATCAGCTCGCCAGAGGGATGAAGAAATGCTGGAACGCCAGAGGAAGGCAGAGGAACAGAGTGTTTCTGGTTTAGGAGATTTTGCATATACATTAGAGGTTGAAGAAATTGATGAAGATTCTGTTTTGAAGTTTGATTTGACACCTCTGTACCGAGCATATCACATCCACTCTTGCCTGGGACTCCAAGGGCAGTTTCATGACTATTACTACAAGAATCGATTCTTGCAGCTCAGTTCAGACTTGCAAATATCTACAGCACAACCTTTTGTTGAATCTTATCAGAcatttttggctcaaattgcTGGTTACTTTATAGTGGAGGATCGGGTCCTGAGGACTGCTGGGGGGCTATTGTCAGCTGATCAGGTTGAGACAATGTGGGAAACTGCTTTAGCGAAAATGACATCAGTTTTAGAGGAACAGTTCTCTCATATGGATTCTGCAACCCACCTTCTGCTTGTGAAGGATTATGTCACTCTTCTTGGCTCTACTCTTAGACAATATGGTTATCAAGTGGGTCCACTTCTTGAGGTGCTTGACAAGAGCCGGGACAAATTCCATGGGCTTCTTTTGGATGAGTGTCGACAACAAATTGTTGACGTTATTGCAAATGACACTTACGAGCAGATGGTAATGAAAAGGGATACTGACTATGAGAATAATGTCTTGTCATTTGGTCTGCAGATCTCAGACATAATGCCAGCTTTTCCATATATTGCACCATTCTCCTCCATGGTACCTGATGCGTGTCGCATTGTCAGATCATTTGTTAAAGGGTCTGTTGATTACCTGTCTCATGGTGTGCATTCTAATTTTTATGATGTTGTGAGAAAGTATTTGGACAAACTTCTGATTGATGTATTAAATGAAGCAATACTTAATACAATTAGTGGTGGCAACATTGGCGTGTCTCAAGCCATGCAGATTGCTGCAAACATATCTGTTCTTGAAAGAgcatgtgatttttttcttaGACATGCAGCCCAACTATGTGGGATCCCGGTCCGATCAGTTGAGAGGCCTCAAGCTAGTTTAACTGCCAAGGTGGTTCTGAAAACCTCAAGGGATGAAGCCTATCTTTCTCTGCTGAATCTGATGAACACCAAGTTAGATGAGTTCATGATGCTAACTGAAAATATTACTTGGAATTCAGAGGAAATACCTCAGAATGGGAATGAGAATATTAATGAAGTAATCATTTATATTGATACTCTTATGTCCACAGCACAGCAAATTTTACCCATGGATGCTCTGCATAAGGTTGGTAGTGGAGCTCTTGAACATATTTCCAACTCAATAGTGTCAGCTTTTCTGAGTGATAGTGTCAGGAGGTTCAATGCTAATGCTGTTATGAGTATTAACAATTATCTAAAGATGCTGGAGTCTTTTGCAGATGAGAGGTTTCTTAGCACTGGCTTGAGTGAAATATATAAGGATGGTAGTTTTAGAGGCTGTTTAATAGAAGCACGGCAATTGATAAACCTTTTGATGAGCAGCCAGCCTGAGAACTTCATGAATCCAGTGATAAGGGAGAAACACTACAATGCTCTGGATTATAAGAAGGTGGCCACTATCTGTGAGAAATTCAAAGATCCTTCTGATGGGATCTTTGGAAGCCTTTCAAGCAGAAATACAAAGCAAAGTGCTCGAAAGAGGTCAATGGACACGCTGAAGAAAAGACTGAAGGACTTCAACTGA